In Macaca fascicularis isolate 582-1 chromosome X, T2T-MFA8v1.1, one DNA window encodes the following:
- the LOC102119988 gene encoding uncharacterized protein isoform X1 — protein MRAAGQGTGGAAGDADGPGGPGVPGGPGEAGAAGDGGPQGAGAARASGPGGGAPRVPRGSAASAQNGSCQCGARGAERRLVQLNITMPFSSPMEAELVRRVLSPDATPLPRPGAVLKDFTVSGNLLFMSPTDCCRPPPTPALHQLLSPAAFPVDVDRAVLSAYVFGSASLRTEALSPAWCPFLGRAFSPRGWSLHERPLHCGGLIVCRWRRPAYMFVSVGNKTELQFRV, from the exons ATGCGGGCCGCAGGCCAGGGCACAGGGGGTGCGGCGGGCGATGCTGATGGCCCAGGAGGCCCTGGCGTTCCTGGCGGCCCAGGAGAGGCGGGTGCTGCGGGCGACGGAGGTCCCCAGGGTGCAGGGGCAGCAAGGGCCTCGGGGCCGGGAGGAGGCGCCCCACGGGTGCCGCGTGGCAGTGCTGCTTCTGCACAGAATGGAAGCTGCCAGTGCGGGGCCAGGGGGGCGGAAAGACGCCTGGTTCAGTT GAACATCACGATGCCTTTCTCATCGCCCATGGAAGCGGAGCTGGTCCGCAGGGTCCTGTCCCCGGATGCCACACCGCTCCCCCGACCAGGGGCGGTTCTGAAGGACTTCACCGTGTCCGGCAACCTACTGTTTATGTCG CCGACTGACTGCTGCAGACCACCGCCAACTCCAGCTCTCCATCAGCTCCTGTCTCCAGCAGCTTTCCCTGTTGATGTGGATCGTGCAGTGCTTTCTGCCTATGTTTTTGGCTCTGCTTCACTCAGAACAGAGGCGCTAAGCCCAGCCTGGTGCCCCTTCCTAGGTCGTGCCTTCTCCCCTAGGGGATGGTCCTTGCACGAGCGGCCACTTCATTGTGGGGGCCTGATTGTTTGTCGCTGGAGGAGGCCGGCTTACATGTTTGTTTCTGTAGGAAATAAAACTGAGCTACAATTCCGTGTCTGA
- the LOC102119988 gene encoding cancer/testis antigen 1-like isoform X2: MRAAGQGTGGAAGDADGPGGPGVPGGPGEAGAAGDGGPQGAGAARASGPGGGAPRVPRGSAASAQNGSCQCGARGAERRLVQLNITMPFSSPMEAELVRRVLSPDATPLPRPGAVLKDFTVSGNLLFIRLTAADHRQLQLSISSCLQQLSLLMWIVQCFLPMFLALLHSEQRR, translated from the exons ATGCGGGCCGCAGGCCAGGGCACAGGGGGTGCGGCGGGCGATGCTGATGGCCCAGGAGGCCCTGGCGTTCCTGGCGGCCCAGGAGAGGCGGGTGCTGCGGGCGACGGAGGTCCCCAGGGTGCAGGGGCAGCAAGGGCCTCGGGGCCGGGAGGAGGCGCCCCACGGGTGCCGCGTGGCAGTGCTGCTTCTGCACAGAATGGAAGCTGCCAGTGCGGGGCCAGGGGGGCGGAAAGACGCCTGGTTCAGTT GAACATCACGATGCCTTTCTCATCGCCCATGGAAGCGGAGCTGGTCCGCAGGGTCCTGTCCCCGGATGCCACACCGCTCCCCCGACCAGGGGCGGTTCTGAAGGACTTCACCGTGTCCGGCAACCTACTGTTTAT CCGACTGACTGCTGCAGACCACCGCCAACTCCAGCTCTCCATCAGCTCCTGTCTCCAGCAGCTTTCCCTGTTGATGTGGATCGTGCAGTGCTTTCTGCCTATGTTTTTGGCTCTGCTTCACTCAGAACAGAGGCGCTAA